Proteins encoded in a region of the Ranitomeya imitator isolate aRanImi1 chromosome 9, aRanImi1.pri, whole genome shotgun sequence genome:
- the TRAPPC2L gene encoding trafficking protein particle complex subunit 2-like protein gives MAVCVAVIAKENYPLYIRSIPTENQLKFHYTVHTSLDVVDEKISAMGKALADQRELYLGLLYPTEDYKVYGYVTNSKVKFVMVVDSSNTALRDNEIRSMFRKLHNSYTDVMCNPFYNPGDPIQSRAFDNTVASMMVAAC, from the exons ATGGCGGTGTGTGTGGCTGTCATCGCTAAGGAG AATTATCCCCTCTACATCCGCAGCATTCCcaccgagaaccagctgaagttCCACTACACGGTGCACACCTCCCTGGACGTGGTGGATGAGAAGATTTCCGCCATGGGGAAGGCGCTGGCGGATCAAAGAGAACTTTACTTGGGACTTCTGTATCCCACAGAAGACTACAAAGT TTATGGCTACGTCACAAACTCCAAAGTCAAGTTTGTCATGGTGGTGGACTCCTCAAACACCGCTCTCCGGGACAATGAGATCCGCAGT ATGTTTCGGAAGCTTCATAACTCCTATACAGATGTTATGTGTAACCCCTTCTATAACCCCGGAGACCCCATTCAATCACG gGCCTTTGATAACACAGTCGCCTCCATGATGGTAGCGGCGTGTTGA
- the PABPN1L gene encoding embryonic polyadenylate-binding protein 2, with product MGAAGDDFSTLLSIALMSAALLFCSSGLGYGSQVWGNHSQLPPDWDVTWEMSGKDSELEIGGGEQDLHEGGDFDDPELKAIKMRVREMEEEAERLKGLTGDEPTDENSKVGLPYSLSAEEKREADKRSVYVGNVDYGGTAQDLESHFSSCGSINRITILCDKYSGHPKGYAYIEFAEKSSMEAAVAMDESVFRGRTIKVLPKRTNMPGISSTDRGGFRARPRGTRGNFQRGQRSRNRPYRGRGRTVQWNKPY from the exons ATGGGAGCAGCTGGGGACGATTTTTCCACCCTTCTCTCTATAGCATTGATGTCTGCTGCTCTCCTGTTCTGTTCTTCAGGCCTGGGCTACGGTAGTCAGGTGTGGGGCAACCACAGCCAGTTGCCTCCTGACTGGGATGTGACGTGGGAAATGTCTGGGAAGGATTCAGAACTGGAAATCGGCGGCGGTGAACAGGACCTCCATGAAGGCGGAGACTTTGACGATCCT GAATTGAAAGCCATAAAGATGCGGGTACGAGAGATGGAAGAAGAGGCGGAGCGCCTGAAGGGACTGACCGGGGATGAGCCGACGGATGAGAACTCTAAAGTTG GTCTTCCTTATTCTTTGAGCGCAGAAGAGAAGCGGGAGGCTGATAAACGTTCTGTATATGTAGGAAAT GTGGATTATGGAGGCACAGCCCAGGATTTAGAGTCTCACTTCAGTAGTTGTGGCTCCATCAACCGGATCACAATTTTATGTGACAAATATTCTGGACATCCCAAAGG ATATGCATATATAGAGTTTGCAGAAAAGAGCTCAATGGAAGCTGCCGTCGCAATGGACGAATCCGTGTTCCGAGGACGAACAATCAAG GTTTTACCCAAGAGGACAAACATGCCCGGCATTAGCAGCACGGACAGGGGAGGATTCCGTGCAAGACCCCGAGGGACCAGGGGGAACTTCCAAAGAGGTCAGAGGTCCAGGAATCGTCCATACAG AGGTCGTGGAAGAACCGTGCAGTGGAATAAGCCCTACTGA